ACCTCCCAAGTTGAATTAATTGTAAGTTCCTTTCCGAAAGAGTAAAACAGCAAACACCTTGCCGAAGAACAGAAATATGCGTTATCCGGCTAATGCGGATAACGCATAAAACTACTCAGTCTTCACACGAATCTATCCCCATTGGGCCCTGAGGCTCATCTTCTGCAGAAAATGTCTCTTTTGCGGCATCCTGTGGATTTGAATACTGCCGGTCTGGAATGTTTTGCAGTGCAGCCAATATTGGCTCTGGGGCATGGTCATTTTTAGCAAATGTAATAATGTCATTTTTTTGAGCTGGGAAATTGGTTTTTTCTAAAAATTGCTCAACGTCTATTGGATTAACTTTCTTTGACATGGAAACCTCCCTGTCGGCACTGAGATCAGGATATATACTAAAACCCCTCAATTTAAAACTTACGAAACTATACTCTAATAGTTCGGTCAAAAGAGGGGATTTATGTGCTTTGGGTTCCATAAAATCACC
The nucleotide sequence above comes from Chitinispirillales bacterium ANBcel5. Encoded proteins:
- a CDS encoding DUF2795 domain-containing protein, yielding MSKKVNPIDVEQFLEKTNFPAQKNDIITFAKNDHAPEPILAALQNIPDRQYSNPQDAAKETFSAEDEPQGPMGIDSCED